From Halotia branconii CENA392, the proteins below share one genomic window:
- a CDS encoding DUF928 domain-containing protein gives MKLQHLTAALSVIALIASNTWASAYAVTFTPPAKNGAPSQATGGASRGNLFTPAKGNSAPRQASGGASRGNLFTPAKGNSAPRQASGGASRGNLFTPAKGNSAPRQASGGASRVGTYYLNPSTIAAGPAALIALLPQSFYGTTVSERPTILVYLPASNADEAVFSLKDEAGNTHYQTNIPVAGKTGAIAVKLPADAPALAIGKNYQWFLALKVDGTLSPSTPYVDGWIQRIQPTAELATAIQQKDSLKQAAAFGENGVWYDCVATLAALHTAQPNNATIVKQWEELLSSVGLKDIATVPLVASN, from the coding sequence ATGAAACTTCAACATCTAACTGCTGCATTGAGCGTCATCGCTCTAATTGCCAGCAATACATGGGCTAGTGCCTATGCAGTAACATTTACCCCACCTGCCAAAAATGGCGCTCCTAGCCAAGCAACTGGAGGAGCGTCTCGTGGCAATCTCTTTACTCCAGCCAAAGGCAATAGTGCGCCGAGGCAAGCCAGTGGTGGTGCTTCTCGTGGCAACCTCTTTACTCCAGCCAAAGGCAATAGTGCGCCGAGGCAAGCCAGTGGTGGTGCTTCTCGTGGCAACCTCTTTACTCCAGCCAAAGGCAACAGTGCGCCGAGACAAGCCAGTGGTGGTGCTTCCCGTGTTGGTACTTACTACTTGAATCCTTCGACTATAGCAGCAGGGCCAGCAGCGCTAATTGCACTCCTACCCCAAAGCTTCTACGGTACAACGGTGTCCGAGCGCCCGACAATTTTGGTATACCTTCCTGCTTCTAATGCAGACGAAGCCGTGTTCAGCCTCAAGGATGAAGCTGGCAATACACATTATCAAACAAACATTCCCGTTGCGGGAAAAACCGGAGCGATCGCGGTTAAATTACCAGCCGATGCACCCGCTTTAGCCATTGGTAAAAACTACCAGTGGTTCCTAGCATTGAAAGTGGACGGAACGCTAAGTCCAAGTACGCCCTACGTTGATGGTTGGATTCAGCGCATCCAACCTACTGCCGAATTGGCAACAGCCATACAGCAGAAAGATAGTCTCAAGCAAGCAGCAGCTTTTGGTGAAAACGGGGTGTGGTATGACTGTGTAGCAACATTAGCTGCATTACATACTGCCCAACCCAACAACGCAACTATCGTCAAGCAATGGGAAGAACTTCTTTCCTCAGTTGGCTTAAAGGATATTGCAACAGTCCCGTTAGTAGCATCTAATTAG
- a CDS encoding CHAT domain-containing protein — protein MAFSIKQNRWAYLCLSILSLCLAVTITPAKASVQLLAASTPNAQPSISLVSSQPNNWLEQGRNLYHSGRFAEAVIAWQMAVQKYQTQGDRTNEALSLSYLSLAQQELNQWGAARQSIEQSVKLLQMGKPSVDAILWAQILNTQANLQLHTGKAETALESWQQAQKYYEQAGDTIGSLGSQINQAQALQSLGFYRRSKQQLETLTQKLAKMPDSEIKVSGLRSLGLALHAIGDTRSQQVLEQSLATANKIAAKTQLSSILSSLGKVASDFHNPEAALNYFEDAETVATNPNEALQARLAHFKLLVDYDKLEYAIPLASPLKQQLSELSPSHSSLDAAINFVATLNRLENPDRVLPSKDLAQLMADTVKSAEKIQDGTAQAYALYQWSQLYRRTNQWSEAQELAQKSLNIARQLQADDLIAQSAWLLGKLYKQQGDRQQAITAYTEAVKSLKALRGDMVGVNPDVQFSFRESVEPVYRELVSLLLDKQPTQAALTQARELIESLQIAELDNFFREACLDKAQQIDQVDPTATVIYPIVLSDRLGVILSKAGQPLRYYVTQKSQAEIEQTLDNFLVALNPVSDSTVRDRLSRQIYDWLIRPAETDQAFQDTQTLVFVLDGRLRNVPMAALYDGNQYLIEKYAVALSPGLQLMAARSQNHIDAIVGGISQSRNGFSALPAVESEVKEISQTVSSSMLLNQKFTSQALADRVKSGSANIVHLATHGQFSSRLEDTFLLTWDGQVNVKELSELLKNRSGNSSKAIELLVLSACDTATGDDRAVLGLAGLAVKSGARSTVATLWPVKDKAAQMLMTRFYDQLRRPKITKAEALRQAQINLIRQTDFRDPFFWSAFVLVGNWI, from the coding sequence ATGGCTTTCTCAATTAAACAAAATCGTTGGGCTTATCTGTGCTTAAGTATTTTGAGCTTATGTTTAGCAGTTACCATTACTCCTGCAAAAGCATCTGTGCAATTACTGGCAGCCTCTACCCCAAATGCACAACCATCAATTTCCCTAGTATCCTCCCAGCCTAATAACTGGTTAGAACAAGGAAGGAATCTCTATCATTCCGGACGCTTCGCAGAAGCGGTGATAGCTTGGCAAATGGCAGTACAAAAGTACCAAACTCAAGGCGATCGCACAAACGAAGCCCTCAGTTTAAGTTACCTCTCGTTGGCACAACAAGAACTCAATCAATGGGGCGCGGCTAGACAATCTATCGAACAAAGTGTAAAACTTTTGCAGATGGGTAAACCTTCTGTTGATGCTATCCTCTGGGCGCAAATACTGAATACTCAAGCGAATTTACAACTACACACTGGCAAAGCTGAAACCGCTTTAGAAAGTTGGCAACAAGCTCAAAAATATTATGAGCAAGCGGGCGACACAATAGGAAGCCTGGGTAGTCAAATCAACCAAGCACAAGCTTTACAAAGTTTGGGGTTCTACCGTCGCTCGAAACAGCAGTTGGAGACATTGACACAAAAGCTGGCAAAGATGCCGGATTCGGAAATCAAAGTCAGTGGTTTGCGATCGCTAGGTTTGGCTTTGCACGCGATCGGCGATACCCGAAGCCAGCAAGTTTTAGAACAAAGTTTAGCCACAGCTAACAAAATTGCTGCTAAAACTCAGTTAAGTTCGATTCTTTCCAGTTTGGGGAAAGTTGCCTCTGACTTTCACAATCCAGAAGCAGCATTAAATTACTTTGAAGATGCCGAAACAGTCGCTACAAACCCAAATGAAGCTTTACAAGCGCGTTTAGCTCATTTCAAATTATTAGTAGATTACGACAAACTAGAATATGCCATTCCCCTGGCATCTCCGTTAAAACAGCAATTATCGGAATTATCACCCAGTCATAGTTCCCTTGATGCAGCGATTAATTTTGTCGCCACTTTGAATCGCTTAGAAAACCCAGATCGAGTTTTACCAAGTAAGGATTTGGCACAACTGATGGCAGACACAGTTAAGTCTGCCGAAAAAATTCAGGATGGAACTGCCCAAGCTTATGCACTATATCAGTGGTCACAACTCTACCGTCGCACAAACCAGTGGTCTGAAGCACAGGAACTAGCTCAAAAATCGCTCAATATCGCCCGTCAACTCCAAGCTGACGATCTCATTGCTCAATCGGCATGGCTCTTAGGAAAGTTATATAAGCAACAGGGCGATCGCCAACAAGCGATTACAGCCTACACCGAAGCAGTTAAGTCATTAAAGGCACTGCGAGGGGATATGGTTGGTGTCAACCCTGACGTGCAATTTTCTTTCCGCGAAAGTGTGGAGCCTGTCTATCGAGAACTGGTGAGTTTACTTCTGGACAAGCAGCCAACCCAAGCTGCATTAACACAAGCACGGGAATTGATTGAATCACTACAAATTGCCGAACTCGATAACTTTTTCCGCGAAGCTTGTTTAGATAAAGCCCAGCAGATTGACCAAGTTGACCCCACAGCTACGGTTATTTATCCCATTGTCTTAAGCGATCGCTTAGGAGTAATTCTCTCCAAAGCCGGACAACCCCTGCGTTACTATGTCACTCAAAAATCTCAAGCTGAAATTGAGCAAACTTTAGATAATTTCTTAGTTGCTCTCAACCCAGTCTCAGACTCAACAGTTCGAGATCGTTTGTCCCGACAGATTTATGACTGGCTGATTCGTCCAGCAGAAACAGACCAAGCTTTCCAAGACACTCAGACATTGGTATTTGTTTTAGATGGTCGGTTACGGAACGTGCCAATGGCAGCTTTGTACGACGGTAATCAATATCTGATTGAAAAGTATGCGGTGGCGCTCTCACCAGGATTGCAATTGATGGCGGCGCGATCGCAAAACCATATTGATGCGATCGTCGGCGGTATCAGCCAATCTCGTAATGGCTTTAGTGCTTTGCCTGCTGTGGAATCAGAAGTAAAAGAAATTTCCCAAACAGTGTCATCTTCGATGTTACTCAACCAAAAATTCACCAGTCAAGCATTAGCCGATCGGGTCAAATCCGGTAGTGCCAATATTGTTCATTTAGCAACCCACGGACAGTTTAGCTCTCGTCTCGAAGATACTTTTTTACTGACATGGGATGGACAAGTAAATGTCAAGGAGTTGTCCGAACTCCTGAAAAATCGTAGTGGTAATTCATCAAAAGCGATCGAATTATTGGTACTAAGTGCCTGCGACACCGCAACTGGGGACGATCGCGCTGTTCTTGGATTAGCAGGCTTGGCTGTCAAATCCGGTGCGCGTTCCACCGTCGCCACACTTTGGCCAGTCAAAGATAAAGCAGCTCAAATGCTGATGACTCGCTTTTATGACCAATTACGGCGACCCAAAATTACCAAAGCTGAAGCATTACGACAAGCACAAATTAACCTAATTCGCCAAACTGATTTCCGCGACCCGTTCTTTTGGTCTGCCTTTGTTTTAGTTGGCAACTGGATTTAA
- a CDS encoding S-layer family protein, translated as MKVTSLYLGLISGILTGGMIFPANAQVTPDGTTNTIVNSSGNNFNILNGIEKGNNLFHSFSNFSVPTGGSASFDLTNTPNITTIFSRVTGGNVSNIDGLIQTLNGNYPASLFLMNPNGIIFGQNAKLNIGGSFVGTTANSIKFADGIEFSATNTNATPLLTMSVPIGLQMGNNPTPIKVQGTGHALTTVSTLAPITQNPSASELRVKPGKTLALVGGNLNLTEATLNAPQGRVELGSLSGVGIVNLNPIFEGYQLGYETGQSFADINLTQQSLLTVGALASLGALNAGSVQLQARHIQLSDGSIIFSKNLGNVAGGKIFLQASEGIDIVGTTANAQVRSGIRSEGLNTGIGSSIHLITPHLTLSQGAGVNTNAFGLAASGNIQIDAETVEVSGFTPLIPNGVTSVTTSSRSTQSAGNLSINSNNLLVSGGAAISSVTFAAGSTGQINIRSKNTTVTGDNSVGLYSNISVVTFGTGNAQTLTLDTNRLQLLNGGAIATTSFLIGEAGNLNINATESILIDGNSQANNSSINSAVLFSPVLIQQLFNLPNILSANAGTVNVTTPTLTLSNGSAISVTNEGTGDGGNINITADNIQLKKQGLIQAQTASGNGGDINLQVGNFLLMRDRSNITATANGTGNGGNVNINAPVITGLENSDIIANAVQGRGGNIKIATQGIIGLEYRPQITLENDITASSQFGISGTVQVNNIGVDPNSGLVELPANLADPSQKVAAGCADTSGSSFVATGRGGIPQNPSQDVRKDRTWSDTRNLNAYRQNKPVTAFISKSPTTTIQATGWRRNAQGKVELVADNSSTQVQTSLTCAAVPKNL; from the coding sequence ATGAAGGTAACTTCCTTGTACTTGGGTTTGATTAGTGGAATCTTGACAGGTGGGATGATTTTCCCTGCAAATGCACAGGTCACACCAGATGGCACAACTAACACCATTGTCAACTCAAGTGGGAATAATTTTAATATTCTCAATGGGATTGAAAAAGGTAATAATTTATTTCATAGTTTTAGTAACTTTTCTGTGCCTACAGGTGGTTCCGCCAGCTTTGATTTAACTAATACGCCAAATATTACAACTATATTTAGTCGAGTAACTGGTGGAAATGTTTCTAATATTGATGGCTTGATTCAGACTCTCAACGGTAATTATCCTGCCAGCTTATTTTTGATGAATCCTAACGGGATTATATTTGGGCAAAATGCCAAACTGAATATTGGTGGTTCCTTTGTGGGAACTACTGCCAACAGTATTAAATTTGCCGATGGAATAGAATTTAGTGCCACGAATACTAATGCGACACCGTTGTTGACAATGAGTGTCCCCATTGGCTTGCAAATGGGTAATAATCCAACCCCTATTAAAGTTCAAGGTACAGGTCATGCTTTAACAACCGTCAGTACCCTTGCCCCCATCACTCAAAACCCCAGTGCCTCAGAACTGAGGGTAAAACCAGGAAAAACTCTCGCATTGGTAGGAGGCAACTTAAATCTCACCGAAGCAACCTTGAATGCACCCCAAGGGCGGGTGGAATTGGGAAGTTTAAGCGGAGTCGGAATTGTTAATTTGAACCCCATCTTTGAAGGTTATCAGTTAGGTTACGAAACTGGACAAAGTTTTGCAGATATTAACCTCACCCAACAATCCTTGCTGACTGTAGGAGCATTGGCAAGTTTAGGGGCGTTGAATGCTGGTTCAGTACAGTTGCAGGCAAGGCACATTCAACTCAGCGATGGTTCAATTATATTTTCCAAAAATTTGGGAAATGTCGCTGGGGGTAAAATTTTTTTACAGGCTTCGGAAGGGATTGATATTGTTGGTACAACAGCCAATGCTCAAGTTCGTAGTGGTATTCGCTCAGAAGGGTTGAATACTGGCATAGGTTCATCTATTCATCTCATTACTCCTCATTTAACACTTTCACAAGGTGCAGGAGTCAACACCAATGCTTTTGGATTAGCTGCCAGTGGCAACATTCAGATTGATGCTGAGACTGTTGAAGTATCGGGATTCACTCCCCTCATTCCTAATGGAGTCACTTCTGTGACCACGAGTTCCCGAAGTACTCAGTCAGCAGGCAATCTCTCGATTAACAGTAACAATCTACTGGTTTCTGGGGGAGCAGCCATCTCTTCAGTCACATTTGCAGCTGGTTCCACAGGGCAGATAAACATTCGTAGTAAAAATACGACTGTCACGGGAGATAACTCAGTAGGACTCTATAGCAACATTAGTGTAGTGACCTTTGGTACAGGCAATGCCCAAACTTTGACTTTGGATACGAACCGATTACAATTGCTCAATGGAGGAGCGATCGCAACTACGTCTTTCTTGATTGGTGAAGCTGGAAATTTAAACATTAATGCGACGGAATCGATTTTGATTGACGGAAACAGCCAAGCTAACAATAGCAGTATTAACTCAGCCGTCCTTTTCTCTCCAGTATTAATCCAACAGCTATTCAATTTACCAAATATCTTGTCAGCGAATGCCGGAACTGTGAATGTAACCACCCCAACTTTGACGTTGAGCAATGGCAGCGCAATCAGTGTGACGAACGAGGGTACAGGTGATGGTGGCAATATCAATATTACAGCAGATAATATTCAATTAAAAAAGCAAGGCTTAATTCAAGCACAGACAGCATCTGGTAATGGTGGTGACATCAACTTACAAGTAGGAAATTTTTTACTGATGCGCGATCGCAGTAATATTACTGCAACAGCTAATGGTACGGGTAATGGCGGTAATGTTAACATCAATGCACCCGTTATTACTGGATTGGAAAACAGTGACATTATTGCCAATGCAGTGCAAGGACGTGGGGGTAATATTAAGATTGCCACTCAGGGGATTATTGGCTTAGAATACCGTCCTCAAATCACCCTAGAAAACGATATCACAGCTAGTTCCCAATTTGGCATTAGTGGTACAGTACAAGTTAATAATATTGGTGTTGATCCCAATTCTGGCTTAGTCGAATTACCTGCAAACTTAGCAGATCCATCCCAAAAAGTTGCCGCAGGGTGTGCAGATACGAGTGGTAGTAGTTTTGTCGCTACAGGAAGAGGAGGAATACCCCAAAATCCCAGCCAAGATGTGAGGAAAGATCGCACTTGGTCTGATACCCGCAATCTTAATGCATACCGTCAAAATAAACCAGTTACAGCCTTCATCTCTAAATCACCAACAACTACCATTCAAGCAACAGGATGGCGACGTAATGCTCAAGGAAAAGTTGAGTTAGTTGCTGATAATTCTTCTACCCAGGTGCAAACATCTTTAACTTGTGCTGCTGTTCCCAAGAATTTATAG
- a CDS encoding S-layer family protein, with amino-acid sequence MKAIANLGALTIGFLTSALVLPAYSQVTSDGSTNTTVNSINNNFTILNGTQQGNNLFHSFSNFSVPTGGSASFDLKNTPDITTVFSRVTGGSVSNIDGLIQTLNSNNPVSLFLMNPAGIVFGQNASLNISGSFVGTTANSIKFSDGTEFSAVNPNTTPLLTMSVPVGLQMGSNSGAINVQNTGHLLTFLIHPLISSPNTSNNPVGLSVNANNTLSLVGGNITLDAGVLNAPSGHIELGSANNGTVSLNTSTPIWSFDYSNIQQFGDIQLSHQSLTDASGTPAGSIHFQGRNITLNDASAALLTNQGSGNAGNISVNASESLTLRGIGTPEFPQSLLRADNFGDGGGGNIIVSAAKLLLQDGGSLHGINFSAGPGSNIFVDIKDVLQLEGVSPVSGFASSLNTITRGSGKSGDVGVITKTLQVLNGAVIGNSSWATGIGGNTIINASDFIEISGENPQNLADSVIVTGTFNQANAGQLIVNTPKLKLQDGGGIVNSTVNSGNAGDLTINVSDTIEVSGAGSISGLSSRIGARAELLAPPIRQLFGLPDVITGNTGTLTINTQNLQITNGAIVGVDHQGVGNAGKLEINAGSIRLDNGGSLTAETFQGEGGNIFIQSNDLIMRHGSSIVTNAGGIGNGGNMTINSAVILGLENSDIVANAVQGNGGNINITTQGIFGLQYRPQLTTENDITASSQFGINGTVDINNFGVDPNSGLVELPATVTDSSQQIATGCSANTGSSFVATGRGGVPQNPNQEVRSDRTWSDIRNLNAYRQNSPVTAKIIETQASFVQATSWRRNAQRKIELVADKSIAPTPQSLTCAAVTKS; translated from the coding sequence ATGAAAGCGATCGCCAATCTGGGAGCATTAACCATTGGGTTTTTAACTTCCGCCTTGGTACTACCAGCCTATTCTCAGGTAACATCAGATGGAAGTACTAATACTACTGTCAACTCAATTAATAATAATTTTACTATTCTTAACGGCACGCAACAAGGTAATAATTTATTTCACAGCTTCAGTAATTTCTCTGTACCGACAGGTGGCTCGGCAAGTTTTGATTTAAAAAACACACCTGACATTACGACTGTATTTAGCAGAGTTACAGGTGGGAGCGTTTCTAATATTGATGGGTTAATTCAAACTCTCAATAGTAATAATCCTGTGAGTTTATTTTTGATGAATCCCGCAGGAATTGTCTTTGGACAAAACGCCAGCTTGAATATTAGTGGCTCATTTGTCGGAACGACGGCAAATAGTATTAAATTTAGCGATGGGACAGAATTTAGCGCTGTTAACCCAAATACAACTCCTTTACTAACTATGAGTGTACCTGTTGGTTTACAGATGGGTAGCAATTCTGGTGCAATTAATGTCCAGAATACAGGACATCTTTTGACGTTCTTAATTCACCCTTTAATTTCTTCTCCAAATACTAGTAATAATCCCGTAGGATTAAGTGTTAACGCTAATAATACTTTGTCATTAGTAGGGGGAAATATAACTTTAGATGCTGGCGTGTTAAATGCACCTTCTGGACATATTGAACTCGGTAGCGCCAATAATGGCACAGTTAGTCTCAATACTTCCACTCCTATTTGGAGTTTTGATTATAGTAATATTCAGCAATTTGGTGATATTCAACTTTCGCATCAATCCCTAACTGATGCTAGTGGTACTCCTGCGGGTTCAATTCACTTTCAAGGACGAAATATTACTTTGAATGATGCTTCTGCTGCCTTATTAACTAATCAAGGAAGTGGTAATGCTGGCAATATTAGTGTGAATGCTAGTGAATCTTTAACATTGCGGGGAATTGGTACTCCTGAATTTCCCCAATCTCTGTTACGTGCTGATAACTTTGGCGATGGCGGAGGGGGTAATATCATCGTTTCTGCCGCAAAACTATTACTTCAGGATGGTGGTTCTCTTCACGGAATCAATTTTAGTGCAGGCCCAGGCAGTAATATTTTTGTAGACATTAAAGATGTGCTTCAGCTTGAGGGTGTATCACCAGTTAGCGGATTTGCTAGTTCTTTGAACACAATTACTAGAGGTTCTGGAAAAAGTGGTGATGTTGGAGTTATTACCAAAACATTGCAGGTTTTAAATGGTGCTGTAATTGGCAATTCTTCTTGGGCAACTGGGATAGGAGGTAATACCATAATTAATGCTAGTGATTTCATTGAAATTAGCGGCGAAAATCCACAAAATTTGGCTGATAGCGTCATAGTTACAGGCACATTCAACCAGGCAAACGCCGGCCAGTTAATTGTTAACACTCCCAAACTGAAGTTACAAGATGGAGGAGGCATAGTTAACTCAACTGTAAATAGCGGTAATGCCGGAGATTTAACTATCAATGTTTCAGATACCATTGAAGTCAGTGGCGCAGGTAGTATTTCCGGTCTTTCTAGCCGCATCGGTGCTAGGGCAGAATTGCTTGCACCACCAATTCGGCAACTATTTGGCTTACCCGATGTAATTACAGGTAATACAGGCACTCTTACTATTAATACCCAAAATTTGCAGATTACAAATGGCGCAATTGTCGGCGTTGATCATCAAGGTGTTGGCAATGCCGGAAAACTAGAAATTAATGCAGGTTCAATCCGGCTTGATAATGGTGGTAGCTTGACAGCAGAAACTTTTCAAGGTGAAGGCGGTAATATTTTTATTCAATCAAATGACTTGATCATGCGTCATGGTAGTTCAATTGTGACGAATGCAGGTGGTATTGGTAATGGTGGCAATATGACTATTAATTCTGCTGTAATCCTCGGTTTAGAAAATAGCGATATTGTTGCCAACGCAGTCCAAGGTAATGGCGGTAATATCAACATTACCACTCAAGGTATTTTTGGACTGCAATATCGTCCCCAACTGACAACAGAAAACGACATCACGGCCAGTTCTCAATTTGGTATCAACGGTACAGTTGATATTAACAATTTTGGTGTTGACCCCAATTCAGGTTTAGTTGAATTGCCAGCAACTGTTACCGACTCGTCCCAACAAATTGCTACAGGCTGTTCTGCAAATACTGGTAGTAGTTTTGTCGCCACGGGACGCGGTGGTGTGCCGCAAAATCCTAATCAAGAAGTGAGGAGCGATCGCACTTGGTCTGATATTCGCAATTTGAACGCATATCGTCAAAATAGCCCAGTCACAGCCAAAATAATAGAAACGCAAGCATCTTTTGTGCAAGCAACTTCCTGGCGACGTAATGCACAACGGAAAATTGAGTTAGTTGCAGATAAATCTATTGCGCCAACACCACAATCATTGACTTGTGCTGCGGTTACTAAAAGCTAA
- a CDS encoding ShlB/FhaC/HecB family hemolysin secretion/activation protein, translating to MRRYVEVKKELIICHTQRQQLVWKHRLATTKHLTFGFVIAAVLCNYPPVMSKTGCAYAQTSNPQTFPPSPIEGVPITPFPSDALSQPSDQEQLLPPVQLPNQPTPEDDLNAKFRVERIEVIGSTVFQPKDFIPITAPFVEREVSFAQLLQVKDAISKLYTDNGYVTTGALITPQTVEAGVIKIQVVEGSLSEIKIVGNRRLRSQYIRDRIRIGASKPLNVPRLLEKLQLLRLDPRIKNLSAELQTGITPGTNILLVEVEEADTFTTTVTLDNGRSPSVGSFRRGVDVQEANLLGLGDTLSVGYTNTDGSNTVAASYALPINAHNGTVFFAYNQGWNNVIEKPFSVLDIQSNSTAYEFGFRQPLLQKPTQELAVGLSFSRQESQTKLGLDNIGGFPLSPGADENGKTKISALRFTQEYTQRSNRQVFAARSQFSFGVDWFDANVNEDAPDSRFFAWRGQTQWVRQFAPDTLLLARGDLQLAADSLLPLEQFGLGGQLTVRGYRQDTLLTDNGILFSSEFRFPIVRATKIGGVLQLTPFIDVGKGWNTKGNTPSSSTLVGAGLGLLWKQGNNFSARLDWGIPLISVDGEKRSLQENGLYFSLQYSPF from the coding sequence ATGCGTAGGTATGTAGAGGTGAAGAAAGAATTGATAATTTGCCATACGCAAAGACAGCAGTTGGTTTGGAAACATCGTTTAGCAACAACGAAACATTTAACATTCGGCTTTGTTATAGCGGCTGTCTTATGCAACTATCCTCCGGTAATGTCTAAGACGGGCTGTGCTTACGCCCAAACTTCTAATCCTCAAACATTTCCTCCTAGTCCGATAGAAGGTGTCCCTATCACTCCCTTCCCCTCAGATGCGCTATCACAGCCATCAGACCAAGAGCAATTACTTCCTCCTGTGCAACTACCAAACCAGCCAACACCAGAGGATGATCTTAATGCTAAATTCCGGGTTGAGCGCATTGAAGTTATTGGTAGTACAGTTTTCCAACCAAAAGATTTTATCCCGATTACGGCTCCTTTTGTCGAACGAGAAGTATCGTTTGCCCAGTTGTTGCAAGTCAAAGATGCCATCAGTAAACTCTACACTGATAACGGCTATGTCACGACTGGGGCTTTAATCACACCGCAGACTGTAGAAGCTGGAGTAATCAAGATTCAGGTAGTCGAAGGCAGTTTATCAGAAATCAAAATCGTCGGTAATCGGCGATTGCGTAGTCAATACATTCGCGATCGCATCCGCATTGGTGCTAGTAAGCCTCTAAATGTACCACGCTTACTCGAAAAGCTGCAATTACTCCGGCTCGACCCACGTATTAAAAACCTCTCTGCTGAATTGCAAACGGGTATAACTCCAGGAACCAATATCTTACTCGTAGAAGTTGAAGAAGCAGACACCTTCACCACTACAGTCACTTTGGATAATGGGAGGTCTCCTAGTGTCGGCAGCTTTCGGCGGGGTGTAGATGTGCAAGAAGCCAATTTACTAGGGCTAGGCGATACTCTGAGTGTGGGATATACCAATACTGATGGTAGTAATACAGTTGCTGCCAGTTACGCATTGCCAATTAATGCTCACAATGGCACTGTATTTTTTGCTTATAACCAAGGATGGAATAACGTCATTGAAAAACCATTCAGCGTCTTAGATATTCAGTCAAACAGCACTGCTTACGAATTTGGATTTCGACAACCATTATTGCAAAAACCAACCCAGGAATTAGCAGTAGGGCTATCGTTTTCACGCCAAGAAAGCCAGACAAAGTTAGGTCTTGATAATATAGGCGGCTTTCCTTTATCGCCCGGTGCAGACGAGAATGGCAAAACGAAGATTTCCGCCTTGCGCTTTACTCAAGAGTATACCCAACGCAGCAATAGACAAGTTTTTGCAGCGCGATCGCAATTTAGCTTCGGCGTAGATTGGTTCGATGCTAATGTCAATGAAGATGCCCCAGATAGCCGCTTTTTTGCTTGGCGGGGACAGACTCAATGGGTGCGGCAATTTGCCCCAGACACCCTATTATTAGCCAGAGGCGATTTACAACTAGCAGCAGATAGCTTACTGCCTTTAGAGCAGTTTGGGCTTGGTGGACAGTTAACTGTACGGGGCTATCGCCAAGACACATTACTGACAGATAATGGCATTTTGTTTTCATCAGAATTTAGATTTCCGATTGTGCGGGCTACCAAAATCGGAGGAGTTTTACAACTCACACCTTTTATTGATGTCGGTAAAGGCTGGAATACTAAGGGTAATACTCCCTCATCAAGTACATTGGTAGGCGCTGGTTTAGGGCTGTTGTGGAAACAGGGCAATAACTTCTCAGCTAGACTCGATTGGGGAATTCCTCTGATCTCAGTGGATGGTGAAAAGCGTAGTCTCCAAGAAAATGGTTTGTACTTTTCGTTGCAGTACTCACCGTTTTGA